One Turneriella parva DSM 21527 genomic region harbors:
- a CDS encoding PP2C family protein-serine/threonine phosphatase, translating into MKNLWQRILPAISPGIRLKLTFFTLFFVSALLVLSFLLSYITQKNELSKSLDNEVKVPLNMVAHNVGELHRIADGLIQIEIFNLRRKQSAEKARRFKKTVMVKEQTIGNRWRNLVKTFGGNVKYTYEAQRFDTYFSSYLTEKNLKEFETLLKSFIDFTLNTTVSAKQFNSLRAAAARVAEIEQRLEAYKKAEDQKSEAEKKEEKRLQSLVSTRRGQLIDLLRKPFEPLFVSRLEQASFRPGTIRILSYGNEDYKDYRQAPRMLDTASFFRQMARERKQEEALFPQESFRAYREAFFSGEQNAAQSAEFTYRSQPHEARFSPIYVNRPVVERARKILAYQAKGSGDLLEKFAAVDQKYIKLLKEAADRKSERLKVLREKSIPPYKDAEFMNLSAEYRKLAEKRDAELLAATNYKELEKAYLDATAQRLKEARNSRAAAEKEIKNIEAQLKSAEKKKTEAGQSSEELEVALEKQKKNLDDAERSMQELALVETGIGGNAELEVIEALYSLRNAALLARTRLSLVSEQSALDSVLKTASGRKNRDREFAMLRQFVYEARSETDFKVPRGQVSPLAGGVLAVSRTEAEDYMHDLDTIAITEQSGLARLLLRENVVGFNISIINKEEGFERIRKATQTLLIFLSIIAVLAIFAAWYFSGVAVRRIASLSATSALVRDGNLKVEFNAKGYDELATLGKSLNGMVEGLREREEMRGELMAAEEIQKRLLPSEVPKNLKGRADIAGFYKAMAGVGGDYFDYIGLGSDFVAIAMGDVSNHGVGPALVMAMTRSQLHAALREKEISLKQILLKLNEQLYEETPANIFVTFFLALYNLKTGELQYVSAGHSKPLFMTAAGKAKYLEAGGMPLGMDDNDFFATTIELQKVKLAPGDTFLQYTDGLSEAMNPEREQFGYERMQAELQSLQGQAPDAVLAALANAIEKFTGTRLDQPGPSALSDDIALVCLKRQGDI; encoded by the coding sequence ATGAAAAACCTTTGGCAGCGTATCTTGCCGGCTATTTCACCAGGTATTCGGCTGAAGCTCACGTTCTTCACGCTGTTTTTTGTGAGCGCCTTGCTCGTGCTGAGTTTTTTGCTGAGTTACATCACGCAAAAGAATGAACTCAGCAAGTCACTCGATAACGAAGTTAAGGTTCCGCTCAACATGGTGGCGCACAATGTCGGCGAACTGCACCGCATCGCTGACGGCCTGATACAGATCGAAATCTTCAATCTGCGCCGCAAACAGAGTGCAGAAAAGGCGCGTAGGTTCAAAAAAACGGTGATGGTCAAAGAGCAGACGATCGGCAACCGCTGGCGCAATCTCGTAAAAACTTTTGGCGGCAATGTCAAATACACCTACGAAGCGCAGCGATTCGACACTTACTTCAGTTCATATCTGACCGAGAAGAACCTGAAAGAATTTGAGACATTACTCAAATCATTCATCGACTTCACGCTGAACACGACCGTTTCGGCGAAGCAATTCAATAGTCTGCGCGCGGCAGCAGCGAGGGTCGCCGAAATCGAACAGCGTCTCGAAGCTTACAAAAAAGCCGAAGACCAGAAGTCAGAAGCTGAGAAAAAAGAAGAGAAAAGGTTGCAGTCTCTCGTGTCGACGCGCCGCGGGCAGCTGATCGATCTTTTGAGAAAACCCTTTGAACCGCTGTTTGTGAGTCGGCTCGAACAGGCAAGTTTCAGGCCCGGCACGATTCGTATTCTGAGTTATGGCAATGAGGATTACAAAGACTACCGCCAGGCTCCGCGCATGCTCGATACGGCTTCGTTTTTCAGGCAGATGGCCCGCGAGCGCAAACAAGAAGAGGCGCTTTTTCCGCAAGAGAGCTTCAGGGCGTACCGCGAGGCTTTTTTCAGCGGCGAACAGAATGCCGCGCAGAGCGCCGAATTCACATACCGGTCACAGCCGCACGAAGCACGGTTTTCGCCGATTTATGTGAACCGGCCGGTTGTGGAACGAGCGAGAAAGATTCTCGCGTACCAGGCAAAAGGCAGCGGCGATCTGCTTGAAAAGTTTGCAGCAGTGGATCAAAAATACATTAAGTTGCTCAAAGAAGCTGCTGATCGCAAGAGCGAACGGCTAAAGGTTCTCAGGGAGAAATCAATCCCCCCCTATAAAGACGCTGAGTTCATGAATCTCTCGGCTGAGTACCGCAAGCTCGCCGAAAAACGCGATGCGGAGCTTCTGGCGGCGACGAATTACAAAGAGCTCGAAAAGGCATACCTGGATGCGACAGCGCAGCGGCTGAAAGAAGCGCGCAACTCCCGAGCCGCCGCAGAAAAAGAAATCAAGAATATTGAAGCGCAGCTAAAAAGCGCAGAAAAGAAAAAAACTGAAGCGGGTCAAAGCAGCGAAGAGCTTGAAGTAGCGCTCGAAAAACAGAAAAAAAACCTCGACGACGCCGAGCGCAGCATGCAAGAGCTCGCGTTGGTCGAAACGGGTATCGGTGGTAATGCCGAACTCGAGGTGATTGAAGCTCTCTATTCGCTGCGAAATGCGGCGTTGCTCGCACGCACGAGGCTGAGTCTCGTTTCGGAGCAGAGTGCGCTCGACAGCGTGCTGAAAACAGCGTCTGGCCGAAAAAACCGTGACCGCGAATTTGCCATGCTGCGGCAGTTTGTTTACGAGGCGCGCAGCGAGACTGATTTCAAAGTGCCGCGCGGCCAGGTGTCGCCGCTTGCCGGTGGAGTGCTCGCCGTTTCGCGCACCGAAGCCGAAGATTATATGCACGACCTCGACACCATTGCGATTACCGAACAAAGCGGGCTTGCGCGCCTGCTGCTGCGCGAAAACGTTGTTGGCTTTAATATTTCAATTATCAATAAAGAAGAAGGGTTCGAGCGAATTCGTAAAGCCACGCAGACATTGCTCATCTTCTTGTCGATTATTGCGGTGCTCGCGATCTTCGCCGCTTGGTATTTTTCTGGCGTTGCCGTTCGCCGCATTGCGTCGCTCAGCGCCACTTCGGCGCTGGTGCGCGACGGCAACCTGAAGGTCGAATTTAATGCCAAGGGTTACGATGAACTTGCCACATTGGGTAAAAGCCTCAATGGCATGGTCGAAGGGCTGCGCGAGCGAGAAGAGATGCGTGGCGAACTCATGGCCGCCGAAGAGATTCAGAAGCGGCTTTTGCCATCAGAGGTGCCGAAGAACCTCAAGGGCAGGGCAGACATCGCCGGCTTTTATAAAGCGATGGCCGGTGTCGGTGGCGACTACTTTGACTATATCGGTCTCGGCTCTGACTTTGTTGCGATCGCAATGGGCGATGTCTCTAACCATGGCGTCGGGCCGGCGCTCGTGATGGCGATGACTCGCTCGCAGCTGCACGCCGCGCTGCGTGAAAAAGAAATCTCGCTGAAGCAGATATTGCTGAAGCTGAACGAGCAGCTCTACGAAGAAACGCCGGCAAATATTTTCGTGACGTTTTTTCTGGCGCTCTACAACCTCAAGACGGGCGAACTGCAATACGTCTCTGCCGGGCACTCGAAGCCGCTCTTCATGACTGCAGCGGGCAAAGCGAAATACCTCGAAGCGGGCGGCATGCCGCTCGGCATGGATGACAACGATTTCTTCGCGACAACGATTGAGCTGCAGAAAGTGAAACTCGCCCCGGGTGATACATTTCTGCAATATACCGACGGCCTCAGCGAAGCCATGAACCCCGAACGCGAGCAGTTCGGCTACGAACGCATGCAAGCAGAACTTCAGAGTCTGCAGGGCCAGGCGCCCGACGCGGTGCTCGCAGCGCTCGCCAACGCGATTGAAAAGTTCACTGGAACACGCCTCGACCAGCCGGGGCCGAGCGCGCTCAGCGACGACATTGCGCTGGTGTGCCTCAAAAGACAGGGGGATATATAA
- a CDS encoding efflux RND transporter permease subunit — protein sequence MNLIATSIVRPVFAWILMSALIIFGAVAATQLGVSQLPDIDFPILTVNVAYEGATPEVVESTLLIPIEERLLGIEGLKQMRSNARQGSGQVVLELDMQRNVDVALQEVQAALSQLRLPLGIDPPVISKTNPEDQPFMFIGVFADKPLHELLVWADVFLLDQFRFIPGIGEASIAGYPERNLRVWPDMAKMRRYDITVSDLVTAIETQHLESTAGQFIKGKDELRVRWLGEAGSPKDLSRVRILRRGGENIYASGASPTIGDVARVEDALSDQRRIARLNGSDQQGIGIGIRKQRGQNEVELADAVHKKVAELQSQLPEGYTLQVNIDFSRSTKATVFTTYEKLMIAALVTILVCFAFLGSWQGALNIIFSIPTSIVGTFLIIYFAGFTLNLFTLLALTLAISIVVDDAIMLLENIVRHYRMGKNAAQAAYDGSMEILPAATAATLAVIAVFLPVVVMDGVIGRFFFQFGIVMSAAVLLSLVEAVTITPMRSAAFLGTSPKPARLEVYLEHRFESLNAWYGRLLARTLKHPKLISVASMLLFLVSLLLIFQVRQEFVPLQDQDFVIINGQAPPGASLAYTISRAKEIEAILGQHRDIERFFTSAGAGGPSAEINQFFMLVKLKPRATRKKGHVAIMNELRGSFKKVEGVRASLRDFSSRGLTSGRQFQVSFNIFGSDLEVLDTKAKEIIDRLNAEGLTQDLDTDFKRNFPELLIVPNREAMAARSVSIQSVATTLGATVAGQRQGRYTADGRRYDIRIKLPDEKISSAKDIGNILVRNAAANTVPLSELVTFTEKKTFQSITRVNRQRAIGIFGSVAPGKSQAMVLERARNIAAQILPQGYSFALEGGAAGLAESFKSLNLALLLGILIAYMILAVQFNSFVHPLSVLVALPFSVTGALITLWVSGVSLNLFSFIGLVVLMGIAKKNSILLVEFTNHVRAANKNASVLSALIEACPVRLRPILMTSTATVIAALPLVIGNGIGQETRTPIGLTIIGGTIVSTVFTLFVVPCVYLLLTRFEKHKASQLLVHSPEPAAQPYESADESFREANAPVQVAGKPRKRRRAVT from the coding sequence ATGAACCTCATCGCCACATCGATTGTTCGCCCCGTGTTCGCGTGGATTCTCATGTCGGCTCTCATTATTTTCGGCGCGGTTGCCGCCACGCAATTGGGCGTCAGCCAATTGCCCGACATCGACTTTCCCATTTTGACGGTCAATGTCGCGTACGAAGGGGCTACACCCGAGGTCGTCGAATCGACGCTGCTGATACCGATTGAAGAGCGCCTGCTCGGCATCGAGGGTCTCAAACAGATGCGCTCGAATGCCCGCCAGGGTTCGGGTCAGGTCGTGCTCGAACTTGACATGCAGCGCAATGTCGACGTGGCGCTGCAAGAGGTGCAGGCCGCGCTCAGCCAGTTGCGGCTTCCGCTCGGTATCGATCCACCCGTGATTTCAAAGACGAACCCAGAAGATCAGCCATTTATGTTCATTGGCGTCTTTGCGGATAAACCGTTGCACGAACTCTTGGTCTGGGCTGACGTCTTTTTACTCGATCAGTTCCGATTTATTCCCGGCATAGGCGAAGCCTCGATCGCGGGTTACCCTGAACGCAACCTGCGTGTCTGGCCCGACATGGCAAAAATGCGCCGGTATGACATCACAGTCTCTGACCTGGTAACGGCGATTGAGACGCAGCACCTGGAAAGCACTGCGGGCCAGTTCATCAAAGGCAAAGACGAGCTGCGCGTGCGCTGGCTGGGTGAAGCCGGTTCACCCAAAGACCTCTCGCGGGTGCGCATTCTGCGGCGCGGCGGCGAGAATATTTATGCTTCGGGTGCATCGCCCACGATCGGCGACGTGGCGCGCGTCGAAGATGCGCTGAGCGACCAGCGCCGCATCGCGCGCCTCAACGGTTCTGACCAGCAGGGCATCGGCATCGGCATTCGCAAGCAGCGCGGGCAAAACGAAGTCGAGCTTGCAGACGCGGTACACAAAAAAGTCGCCGAGTTGCAGAGCCAGTTACCCGAAGGTTATACGCTGCAGGTCAACATCGACTTTTCGCGCTCGACGAAAGCCACGGTGTTTACGACGTACGAGAAACTAATGATCGCGGCGCTCGTCACGATTCTCGTTTGTTTTGCGTTTCTCGGCAGCTGGCAGGGCGCGCTCAACATTATCTTTTCGATACCGACCTCAATCGTCGGCACGTTTCTGATCATCTATTTCGCGGGCTTTACGCTCAACCTTTTCACGCTGCTCGCGCTGACTCTGGCGATCTCGATCGTGGTCGACGATGCAATCATGCTGCTCGAAAACATCGTGCGCCACTACCGCATGGGCAAGAACGCCGCTCAGGCAGCCTACGACGGCTCGATGGAGATTCTGCCTGCTGCGACAGCGGCGACGCTCGCCGTTATCGCCGTTTTTCTGCCGGTCGTCGTTATGGACGGCGTCATCGGCCGCTTCTTCTTTCAGTTCGGCATCGTCATGTCAGCCGCTGTGCTGTTATCATTGGTCGAAGCCGTTACCATCACACCGATGCGCTCGGCGGCATTTTTGGGTACGTCGCCAAAACCGGCGAGGCTTGAAGTTTATCTCGAGCACCGGTTCGAGAGCCTGAATGCCTGGTATGGCCGGCTGCTCGCGCGCACGCTGAAACATCCCAAGCTGATCAGCGTCGCATCGATGCTGCTCTTTCTGGTTTCACTGCTGCTCATTTTTCAGGTGCGGCAAGAATTTGTGCCGCTGCAAGATCAGGATTTCGTCATCATCAACGGCCAGGCGCCGCCGGGAGCATCACTCGCCTACACCATCAGCCGCGCCAAAGAGATCGAGGCCATTCTCGGCCAGCACCGCGACATCGAACGTTTTTTCACCAGCGCGGGCGCCGGCGGACCATCAGCTGAAATTAACCAGTTCTTTATGCTGGTGAAGCTGAAGCCCAGAGCCACACGAAAAAAGGGGCACGTGGCGATCATGAATGAGTTAAGGGGGAGTTTCAAGAAGGTCGAAGGCGTTCGCGCTTCGCTCAGAGATTTTTCATCACGCGGCCTCACCTCGGGTCGCCAGTTTCAGGTCTCATTCAATATTTTTGGCAGCGACCTCGAGGTGCTCGACACCAAGGCCAAAGAGATTATCGACCGCCTGAACGCCGAAGGTCTCACACAAGACCTCGACACCGACTTCAAACGTAATTTTCCCGAGCTCTTGATCGTGCCGAACCGCGAGGCGATGGCAGCGCGCTCGGTTTCAATTCAATCGGTAGCCACCACCCTCGGTGCGACGGTAGCGGGCCAAAGGCAGGGACGCTACACCGCAGACGGCAGGCGATACGACATTCGCATAAAGCTGCCCGATGAGAAAATTTCATCGGCAAAAGACATCGGCAACATTCTCGTGCGTAACGCCGCCGCAAACACTGTGCCGCTCAGCGAACTTGTGACGTTTACGGAGAAAAAAACGTTTCAATCGATCACGCGAGTCAACCGCCAGCGGGCGATTGGTATTTTCGGCAGCGTGGCACCCGGCAAGTCGCAGGCGATGGTACTCGAACGCGCCCGAAATATTGCAGCCCAGATTCTGCCTCAGGGATACTCGTTCGCGCTCGAAGGTGGCGCCGCCGGGTTGGCAGAATCTTTTAAGAGCCTTAACCTCGCGCTGCTTTTAGGCATTCTCATTGCGTACATGATTCTGGCAGTGCAGTTCAACTCATTTGTCCATCCGCTGTCTGTACTGGTGGCGCTGCCGTTTAGTGTCACCGGCGCTCTCATCACGTTGTGGGTCTCAGGCGTGTCGCTGAATCTCTTCAGCTTCATCGGACTCGTGGTGCTCATGGGTATTGCGAAGAAAAACTCGATTCTGCTCGTTGAGTTCACGAACCATGTGCGCGCAGCCAACAAGAATGCCTCTGTGCTCTCGGCGCTCATTGAGGCCTGCCCGGTACGCCTGCGCCCGATTCTCATGACGTCGACGGCAACCGTGATTGCGGCATTACCGCTCGTGATCGGTAACGGCATCGGGCAAGAAACACGAACTCCGATCGGCCTCACCATTATCGGCGGCACGATAGTCTCCACAGTCTTTACGCTGTTCGTGGTGCCCTGCGTCTATCTGCTGCTGACGCGGTTTGAAAAACATAAAGCTTCGCAGCTATTGGTGCACTCGCCAGAACCAGCTGCGCAGCCTTACGAATCTGCAGACGAATCATTTCGAGAAGCGAACGCGCCGGTGCAAGTTGCCGGGAAACCCCGTAAACGCAGACGCGCGGTTACCTGA
- a CDS encoding MFS transporter → MQGVTDTEKPVSRREKLMVLFMGVAVVLVIMNTMMFNLALPKVALEFQLNAAETSWIVTAYSIMFAIASITYSRLADFIPIRRLFLIGLSSLGVAAIAGFFIHDFYILIGVRVLQASGAGSIPGLALVFISRHIPLARRGRAMARVMAAVGLGLGLGPVVGGAIVEYAGWHYLFLLTASALLLVPVFAVLVPQEEVRHGTFDVIGAVFAATGITALLMALTQKSIPALLGGSISVLLFVWRIRSAREPFVLPTLFTNRNYLKLAAVGVAAYIVSFALLFIMPQMLVKLHGLSAIHAGLAIFPGSIMAMLVSPVTGKTIDRRGNTGILRLLPWLMAAGTLLLALFAKDGYLYLSLAYILVSVAFTFITSAVSNEMSRLLVPAQIGSGLGLFQLMQFFSGAFGVALSATALVWQRDLPQAESYSNIYFGMTFIVLLSVVSASDYLKSKNRSED, encoded by the coding sequence ATGCAAGGCGTTACCGATACCGAGAAGCCCGTTTCACGGCGCGAAAAACTCATGGTGCTGTTCATGGGCGTCGCAGTCGTGCTGGTCATCATGAACACGATGATGTTCAACCTCGCACTGCCTAAAGTGGCGCTCGAATTTCAGCTGAACGCCGCCGAAACCTCGTGGATCGTCACCGCGTATTCGATCATGTTCGCGATTGCATCGATCACGTACAGCCGCCTCGCAGACTTCATACCGATTCGTCGCCTGTTTCTGATCGGGCTTAGCTCGCTCGGTGTTGCCGCGATCGCCGGCTTCTTTATTCATGACTTCTACATATTGATAGGCGTGCGTGTGCTGCAGGCATCAGGCGCAGGTTCAATACCGGGTTTAGCACTCGTTTTTATCTCAAGGCACATACCTCTCGCAAGGCGCGGGCGGGCCATGGCGCGCGTCATGGCAGCCGTCGGGTTAGGGCTGGGGCTTGGTCCCGTCGTGGGCGGCGCGATTGTCGAATATGCAGGGTGGCACTATCTCTTTTTGCTGACCGCATCGGCGCTGCTGCTCGTGCCGGTTTTTGCGGTGCTCGTACCGCAAGAAGAGGTCCGCCACGGCACCTTTGACGTGATCGGCGCTGTGTTCGCGGCGACGGGCATCACCGCACTGCTGATGGCCCTCACGCAAAAGTCAATCCCCGCGTTGTTAGGGGGATCTATAAGCGTACTCCTTTTTGTCTGGCGTATCAGATCGGCGCGCGAACCCTTCGTTCTGCCCACGCTCTTTACCAACCGAAACTATCTAAAGCTCGCAGCGGTGGGTGTCGCCGCTTACATCGTGAGTTTTGCACTGCTCTTCATTATGCCGCAGATGCTCGTGAAGCTGCATGGCCTCAGCGCGATCCATGCAGGTCTCGCCATATTTCCCGGTTCAATCATGGCGATGCTGGTTTCACCAGTGACTGGTAAAACCATCGACCGCAGGGGAAACACCGGCATTCTGCGGCTACTGCCGTGGCTCATGGCCGCTGGTACGCTGCTTCTGGCGCTTTTTGCGAAAGATGGTTATCTTTATCTGTCGCTTGCGTATATTCTCGTGAGCGTGGCGTTTACGTTTATTACGAGCGCTGTCTCAAACGAGATGTCACGCCTTCTGGTACCTGCGCAGATCGGCTCAGGCCTTGGTCTCTTTCAGCTCATGCAGTTTTTCAGCGGCGCATTCGGCGTCGCGCTTTCTGCGACCGCGTTGGTGTGGCAGCGTGATCTGCCGCAGGCTGAAAGTTATAGCAACATCTATTTCGGTATGACCTTTATCGTTCTTCTGTCGGTTGTTTCGGCTTCTGACTATTTGAAATCCAAAAACCGCTCGGAGGATTGA
- a CDS encoding iron-containing alcohol dehydrogenase, whose protein sequence is MLPDYYQFSLPTNVRYGIGLASRLGEELAGFPGKRALLVTDKVIVAAGLAKKVIEGLQGSAITIAATYDNVPPNSELKVVTEAAELGVKNKCDMVIAIGGGSVLDSAKVINLLMVKGGPLQQHMGAQLLKERILPSVFIPTTSGTGSEVTQFAMVSDDANSVKLPFAEDHFLPDIAILDPEMTATMPGKVTAATGMDALTHAIECYAGQNPNPVSDALALYAIELIVQNILQAVAVPNDLNARGAMLTASFLAAVAFNHGGVGIVHGISHALGGVYHIPHGLANSIILPFSVEHNMESSAARYARIAQIFGDSGFYPVKELNQIVSRLDNFAVNQAVTQLGLVDEWLTKQRAQSLAGKLRAMNQKLNALCGHPLNLRDAGVKDGLAKLDQVVRTALEDGAMLNNPQAVTGEAVREIVKTAYEQNLKPIAVSKSELKAARTAGAAKKLKAIFKDEAGLYDILGNYFLKIQADPKLFAPLKNSGLKIRFNYSAPDGSIALDGSTDDKSKQVLTGDAARAFSPEVEFTLSADVAHYFWHGQVNLMQALARKEVSPKGNLPRAMRLLPLLEPLYELYPQYLRERDLAKLAL, encoded by the coding sequence ATGCTACCTGATTATTACCAGTTTTCGCTGCCGACGAATGTGCGCTATGGCATTGGCCTGGCGTCGAGGCTGGGCGAAGAGCTTGCCGGCTTTCCCGGTAAACGTGCACTGCTTGTCACCGACAAGGTGATCGTGGCGGCCGGTCTTGCTAAGAAAGTCATCGAAGGCCTTCAGGGTTCTGCGATTACGATTGCTGCCACATACGATAACGTACCGCCCAACAGCGAACTCAAGGTGGTGACCGAAGCAGCAGAGCTTGGCGTCAAAAATAAGTGCGACATGGTAATTGCAATCGGTGGCGGTTCGGTGCTCGATTCGGCGAAAGTCATTAACCTGCTCATGGTCAAGGGCGGGCCACTGCAGCAGCACATGGGCGCACAGTTGCTCAAAGAAAGAATTTTGCCTTCGGTATTTATCCCCACCACATCGGGCACGGGCTCAGAGGTGACGCAGTTCGCGATGGTTTCAGACGATGCGAACTCGGTGAAGCTGCCATTTGCAGAAGACCACTTTCTGCCCGACATCGCGATTCTTGACCCCGAGATGACCGCGACGATGCCCGGCAAAGTGACGGCGGCAACGGGTATGGATGCGTTGACGCATGCGATTGAATGCTATGCGGGTCAGAACCCGAACCCGGTTTCTGACGCGCTGGCTCTCTATGCGATTGAACTGATTGTGCAAAACATTCTGCAGGCGGTCGCGGTGCCGAATGACCTCAATGCGCGCGGCGCGATGCTGACGGCGTCGTTTCTCGCGGCAGTGGCCTTTAACCACGGCGGCGTCGGCATTGTGCACGGAATCAGCCATGCGTTGGGCGGGGTGTACCACATACCACACGGTCTTGCCAACAGCATCATTCTGCCGTTCAGCGTTGAGCACAATATGGAAAGTTCAGCGGCACGTTATGCGCGTATCGCGCAAATATTCGGCGACAGCGGTTTCTATCCCGTAAAAGAGCTGAACCAGATCGTCTCACGCCTCGATAATTTTGCTGTGAACCAGGCGGTGACGCAGCTCGGCCTCGTTGATGAGTGGCTTACCAAACAGCGGGCGCAGAGCCTTGCCGGTAAACTGCGCGCGATGAACCAAAAACTGAACGCGCTTTGCGGTCATCCGCTGAACCTGCGCGACGCGGGCGTCAAAGACGGCCTCGCGAAGCTAGACCAGGTTGTGCGCACGGCGCTCGAAGACGGAGCGATGCTGAACAACCCGCAGGCCGTAACCGGTGAAGCGGTGCGGGAAATCGTCAAGACGGCGTATGAGCAGAATCTGAAGCCGATTGCGGTTTCGAAATCTGAACTTAAAGCTGCACGCACTGCGGGCGCGGCGAAGAAGCTCAAGGCAATTTTCAAAGATGAGGCGGGTCTCTACGATATTCTGGGCAACTACTTTCTGAAAATTCAGGCCGACCCCAAACTCTTTGCGCCGCTCAAGAACTCGGGACTCAAGATTCGTTTCAACTACAGCGCGCCAGACGGGTCAATTGCGCTCGACGGCTCGACCGACGACAAGTCGAAGCAGGTTCTGACCGGCGACGCCGCTCGGGCGTTTTCGCCCGAAGTGGAGTTCACACTTTCTGCCGATGTCGCGCACTATTTCTGGCATGGGCAGGTGAACCTCATGCAGGCTCTCGCGCGCAAAGAAGTCAGCCCCAAGGGCAACCTGCCGCGCGCGATGAGGCTGTTGCCGCTGCTCGAACCGCTGTACGAACTCTATCCGCAATACCTGCGGGAAAGAGATCTGGCGAAATTGGCCCTCTAG
- the argH gene encoding argininosuccinate lyase: protein MADKTDKLWHGRFEAPPSKITEEISESISFDQVLYKVDIRASLAHARMLQSIGVLTAAEFNDIERGLKQVESEIESGKFTYSAALEDIHMHIESRLTEVIGDTGKKLHTGRSRNDQVAVDTHLYTREALQAHRADLTELLKAFLNLAKQNLKTVWVGYTHLQIAQPVLLGHYLMAYFWQFARDLELLDFTLQSLRFSPLGSAALGGANYAVDRQMTAKELGFAAPYPNSMDAVANRDYQLNYHFWVTRLYLHISRFCEDIIIYNTTEFGYVTLGDAVTTGSSIMPQKKNPDIAELLRGKAGRVNGNLQALVTNLKGLPMTYNRDLQEDKVYLFDSIQQARQGLKGMLEILQNIRFNESRVLENLSRGFALATDVADYLVRERQVPFRDAHAVAGSAVKLAEEQGKRLETLTAADWQKIAGYKIDFPEGFFTPLASIARRQGEGSTNPQAVGEQIAAADRFVLEATAKA, encoded by the coding sequence ATGGCAGATAAAACAGATAAATTATGGCACGGGCGCTTTGAAGCTCCGCCTTCAAAAATAACCGAAGAAATTTCCGAGTCGATTTCGTTCGATCAGGTCTTGTATAAAGTCGACATCCGCGCATCGCTGGCGCATGCGCGCATGCTACAAAGCATCGGCGTGCTGACAGCCGCCGAGTTCAACGATATCGAACGCGGCCTCAAACAGGTCGAGAGTGAAATCGAGTCGGGTAAGTTTACTTATTCTGCGGCGCTTGAAGATATTCACATGCATATCGAGTCGCGGCTGACCGAAGTCATCGGCGACACCGGCAAGAAACTGCACACCGGGCGGTCGCGCAATGACCAGGTGGCAGTCGATACACACCTATACACGCGCGAGGCATTGCAGGCGCACCGCGCCGACCTGACAGAGCTGCTGAAAGCATTCTTGAATCTGGCCAAACAAAACCTGAAAACCGTCTGGGTGGGCTATACGCATCTGCAGATAGCGCAGCCGGTTTTGCTGGGCCACTACCTCATGGCCTATTTCTGGCAATTTGCGCGCGACCTGGAGCTGCTCGATTTTACGCTGCAAAGTCTGCGCTTTTCGCCGCTCGGTTCGGCCGCGCTGGGCGGCGCCAATTATGCCGTCGATCGGCAGATGACGGCAAAAGAGCTGGGCTTTGCCGCGCCATACCCGAACAGCATGGACGCGGTTGCCAACCGCGACTACCAGTTAAATTACCATTTTTGGGTGACGCGCCTTTATTTGCACATTTCGCGCTTCTGCGAAGACATCATTATTTATAACACCACCGAATTCGGCTACGTGACGCTCGGCGATGCGGTGACCACGGGGTCGTCGATTATGCCGCAGAAGAAGAATCCCGACATTGCGGAGCTCTTACGCGGAAAAGCCGGCCGCGTCAATGGCAACCTGCAGGCACTCGTCACAAATCTGAAGGGTCTGCCGATGACCTATAACCGTGATCTGCAAGAAGACAAGGTATACCTGTTCGACAGCATTCAGCAGGCGCGTCAGGGTCTCAAGGGCATGCTTGAAATTCTGCAGAATATTCGTTTTAATGAAAGCCGGGTGCTCGAAAACCTGTCGCGCGGGTTTGCGCTCGCAACCGACGTCGCAGACTATCTCGTGCGCGAGCGCCAGGTTCCCTTCAGAGATGCGCATGCCGTCGCAGGTTCTGCCGTGAAACTTGCAGAAGAGCAGGGCAAACGCCTCGAAACCCTCACAGCAGCTGATTGGCAAAAAATCGCAGGCTACAAAATCGATTTTCCCGAAGGTTTTTTCACGCCGCTCGCATCGATCGCGCGCCGCCAGGGCGAAGGTTCTACAAACCCGCAGGCAGTCGGCGAGCAGATCGCTGCTGCTGACAGGTTCGTTCTTGAAGCAACAGCTAAAGCGTAA